In Cucurbita pepo subsp. pepo cultivar mu-cu-16 unplaced genomic scaffold, ASM280686v2 Cp4.1_scaffold000134, whole genome shotgun sequence, the following proteins share a genomic window:
- the LOC111783936 gene encoding probable aquaporin NIP5-1 isoform X2, translating into MSQIECLPIDALKRSQPRLPTHVSLTRKVGAEFVGTFILIFAATAAPIINQKYNNITSLIGNAASSALAVMIVILSTGHISGAHLNPSLTIALAAIRHFPWVQVPAYLTAQISASICASFTLKGIFHPFMSGGVTVPSVGTGQAFALEFLIAFNLLFVVTAVTTDPRVVRELAGIAVGATVMLNILIAGSSTGGSMNPVRTLGPAVAAGNYRGLWVYMVAPILGGVVGAGTYSAMRIKDDEMDVPPHVTSFGQYTSGSCVRV; encoded by the exons ATGTCGCAAATCGAGTGCTTACCCATCGATGCCCTAAAGAGGAGCCAACCTCGTCTTCCGACTCATGTCTCCCTCACTCGAAAg GTGGGAGCAGAATTTGTGGGCACATTCATCCTCATATTTGCTGCAACAGCCGCACCCATCATCAACCAAAAGTACAACAACATCACCTCTCTAATCGGAAACGCAGCATCCTCCGCCCTAGCGGTGATGATCGTAATTCTGTCGACGGGACACATCTCCGGCGCCCACCTGAACCCCTCACTCACCATCGCCTTAGCCGCCATCCGCCACTTCCCTTGGGTTCAAGTCCCTGCCTACCTCACCGCCCAAATCTCCGCCTCCATATGCGCCTCTTTCACTCTCAAAGGTATCTTTCACCCTTTCATGTCCGGTGGCGTTACAGTTCCCTCCGTCGGCACCGGCCAAGCCTTTGCTCTTGAATTCCTCATTGCCTTCAATCTCTTGTTCGTGGTCACTGCTGTCACTACTGATCCTCGCGTt GTTAGAGAGTTGGCCGGAATTGCCGTCGGAGCTACCGTGATGCTCAACATTCTTATCGCAGGGTCGTCCACCGGTGGTTCAATGAACCCAGTGCGGACTCTTGGCCCCGCCGTGGCCGCCGGAAATTACAGAGGGCTGTGGGTGTACATGGTGGCTCCTATACTTGGGGGGGTTGTCGGTGCCGGAACCTACTCTGCCATGAGAAtcaaagatgatgaaatggATGTTCCACCGCACGTGACGAGCTTCGGTCAGTACACGAGTGGCAGCTGTGTTCGTGTTTAA
- the LOC111783936 gene encoding probable aquaporin NIP5-1 isoform X3 yields the protein MSQIECLPIDALKRSQPRLPTHVSLTRKVGAEFVGTFILIFAATAAPIINQKYNNITSLIGNAASSALAVMIVILSTGHISGAHLNPSLTIALAAIRHFPWVQVPAYLTAQISASICASFTLKGIFHPFMSGGVTVPSVGTGQAFALEFLIAFNLLFVVTAVTTDPRVVRELAGIAVGATVMLNILIAGSSTGGSMNPVRTLGPAVAAGNYRGLWVYMVAPILGGVVGAGTYSAMRIKDDEMDVPPHVTSFGQYTSGSCVRV from the exons ATGTCGCAAATCGAGTGCTTACCCATCGATGCCCTAAAGAGGAGCCAACCTCGCCTTCCGACTCATGTCTCCCTCACTCGCAAG GTGGGAGCAGAATTTGTGGGCACATTCATCCTCATATTTGCTGCAACAGCCGCACCCATCATCAACCAAAAGTACAACAACATCACCTCTCTAATCGGAAACGCAGCATCCTCCGCCCTAGCGGTGATGATCGTAATTCTGTCGACGGGACACATCTCCGGCGCCCACCTGAACCCCTCACTCACCATCGCCTTAGCCGCCATCCGCCACTTCCCTTGGGTTCAAGTCCCTGCCTACCTCACCGCCCAAATCTCCGCCTCCATATGCGCCTCTTTCACTCTCAAAGGTATCTTTCACCCTTTCATGTCCGGTGGCGTTACAGTTCCCTCCGTCGGCACCGGCCAAGCCTTTGCTCTTGAATTCCTCATTGCCTTCAATCTCTTGTTCGTGGTCACTGCTGTCACTACTGATCCTCGCGTt GTTAGAGAGTTGGCCGGAATTGCCGTCGGAGCTACCGTGATGCTCAACATTCTTATCGCAGGGTCGTCCACCGGTGGTTCAATGAACCCAGTGCGGACTCTTGGCCCCGCCGTGGCCGCCGGAAATTACAGAGGGCTGTGGGTGTACATGGTGGCTCCTATACTTGGGGGGGTTGTCGGTGCCGGAACCTACTCTGCCATGAGAAtcaaagatgatgaaatggATGTTCCACCGCACGTGACGAGCTTCGGTCAGTACACGAGTGGCAGCTGTGTTCGTGTTTAA
- the LOC111783936 gene encoding putative uncharacterized protein DDB_G0282133 isoform X4 has translation MEAIAPHMKAQKETRFLQLLSQPQSQASNNSESTKRSNGVEKSPTTNPRIPSRSITPSYKPRINSSTEPKNTQRITNPNQRISQASSTDPTIKRNNNKTKSTNLKESCTDYLTSNLSKPKAKSNPNPNPRSRTTSPIVRSTIASQIPEFSNETPPNLRTDRSSSVTRGRQVGNEQKPEAININSRRQSCSPSVTRGRKVEVKREINRGGNLSNDQRRTESTNIIGSRMVERVMNARKGNKNASKLCV, from the exons ATGGAAGCCATTGCTCCACATATGAAAGCTCAGAAAGAGACCAGATTTCTCCAGCTTCTCTCACAGCCACAGTCACAG GCTTCTAACAATTCAGAATCAACAAAGAGAAGCAATGGAGTTGAGAAATCTCCAACTACAAATCCAAGAATACCATCCAGATCCATCACTCCCAGTTATAAACCACGCATCAATTCATCAACTGAACCCAAAAACACCCAAAGAATCACAAACCCAAACCAGAGAATCTCTCAGGCATCATCAACAGACCCCACGatcaaaagaaacaacaataaAACGAAATCCACAAATCTTAAAGAAAGTTGCACAGATTATCTAACATCAAACCTCTCCAAGCCAAAGGCAAAGTCAAATCCAAACCCAAATCCAAGAAGTAGAACGACATCTCCAATTGTGAGATCGACAATAGCATCTCAAATTCCAGAATTCTCCAACGAAACACCTCCGAATCTGAGGACCGATCGGTCGAGCTCGGTGACGAGAGGGCGGCAGGTAGGAAACGAGCAGAAACCAGAGGCGATCAACATCAACTCCAGAAGGCAATCGTGCTCGCCAAGTGTGACAAGGGGGCGCAAAGTGGAGGTGAAACGAGAGATTAACAGGGGCGGAAACTTGAGTAATGATCAGAGAAGAACTGAATCTACAAACATTATTGGAAGTCGAATGGTGGAGAGAGTGATGAATGccagaaaaggaaataaaaatgcTTCAAAACTCTGTGTTTAG
- the LOC111783936 gene encoding putative uncharacterized protein DDB_G0282133 isoform X1, translating into MGTPTNGSGNGSKTRWMMGLHLKGRKESDNEDLHLFRELHKRGKERTACFLLPVHDLEHCNGGNSQFYRIQSIRKESEFELLSEGNKNDYDWLKTPPATPLFPSLEMEAIAPHMKAQKETRFLQLLSQPQSQASNNSESTKRSNGVEKSPTTNPRIPSRSITPSYKPRINSSTEPKNTQRITNPNQRISQASSTDPTIKRNNNKTKSTNLKESCTDYLTSNLSKPKAKSNPNPNPRSRTTSPIVRSTIASQIPEFSNETPPNLRTDRSSSVTRGRQVGNEQKPEAININSRRQSCSPSVTRGRKVEVKREINRGGNLSNDQRRTESTNIIGSRMVERVMNARKGNKNASKLCV; encoded by the exons atgggaacTCCCACCAATGGCAGTGGCAATGGCAGCAAAACCAGATGGATGATGGGTCTGCATTTAAAGGGTCGAAAGGAAAGCGACAATGAAGATCTTCATCTGTTCCGGGAGCTGCATAAGCGTGGCAAGGAACGCACTGCCTGCTTTCTTCTGCCCGTCCATGACCTTGAACACTGCAATGGTG GGAATTCTCAGTTCTACAGAATTCAATCAATCAGAAAAGAGTCTGAATTTGAACTCCTTTCTGAGGGCAACAAAAACGATTATGATTG GCTTAAAACACCACCTGCAACTCCTTTGTTCCCATCTTTGGAAATGGAAGCCATTGCTCCACATATGAAAGCTCAGAAAGAGACCAGATTTCTCCAGCTTCTCTCACAGCCACAGTCACAG GCTTCTAACAATTCAGAATCAACAAAGAGAAGCAATGGAGTTGAGAAATCTCCAACTACAAATCCAAGAATACCATCCAGATCCATCACTCCCAGTTATAAACCACGCATCAATTCATCAACTGAACCCAAAAACACCCAAAGAATCACAAACCCAAACCAGAGAATCTCTCAGGCATCATCAACAGACCCCACGatcaaaagaaacaacaataaAACGAAATCCACAAATCTTAAAGAAAGTTGCACAGATTATCTAACATCAAACCTCTCCAAGCCAAAGGCAAAGTCAAATCCAAACCCAAATCCAAGAAGTAGAACGACATCTCCAATTGTGAGATCGACAATAGCATCTCAAATTCCAGAATTCTCCAACGAAACACCTCCGAATCTGAGGACCGATCGGTCGAGCTCGGTGACGAGAGGGCGGCAGGTAGGAAACGAGCAGAAACCAGAGGCGATCAACATCAACTCCAGAAGGCAATCGTGCTCGCCAAGTGTGACAAGGGGGCGCAAAGTGGAGGTGAAACGAGAGATTAACAGGGGCGGAAACTTGAGTAATGATCAGAGAAGAACTGAATCTACAAACATTATTGGAAGTCGAATGGTGGAGAGAGTGATGAATGccagaaaaggaaataaaaatgcTTCAAAACTCTGTGTTTAG